A single Pan troglodytes isolate AG18354 chromosome 19, NHGRI_mPanTro3-v2.0_pri, whole genome shotgun sequence DNA region contains:
- the MINK1 gene encoding misshapen-like kinase 1 isoform X4, with product MGDPAPARSLDDIDLSALRDPAGIFELVEVVGNGTYGQVYKGRHVKTGQLAAIKVMDVTEDEEEEIKQEINMLKKYSHHRNIATYYGAFIKKSPPGNDDQLWLVMEFCGAGSVTDLVKNTKGNALKEDCIAYICREILRGLAHLHAHKVIHRDIKGQNVLLTENAEVKLVDFGVSAQLDRTVGRRNTFIGTPYWMAPEVIACDENPDATYDYRSDIWSLGITAIEMAEGAPPLCDMHPMRALFLIPRNPPPRLKSKKWSKKFIDFIDTCLIKTYLSRPPTEQLLKFPFIRDQPTERQVRIQLKDHIDRSRKKRGEKEETEYEYSGSEEEDDSHGEEGEPSSIMNVPGESTLRREFLRLQQENKSNSEALKQQQQLQQQQQRDPEAHIKHLLHQRQRRIEEQKEERRRVEEQQRREREQRKLQEKEQQRRLEDMQALRREEERRQAEREQEYIRHRLEEEQRQLEILQQQLLQEQALLLEYKRKQLEEQRQSERLQRQLQQEHAYLKSLQQQQQQQQLQKQQQQQLLPGDRKPLYHYGRGMNPADKPAWAREVEERTRMNKQQNSPLAKSKPGSTGPEPPIPQASPGPPGPLSQTPPMQRPVEPQEGPHKSLVAHRVPLKPYAAPVPRSQSLQDQPTRNLAAFPASHDPDPAIPAPTATPSARGAVIRQNSDPTSEGPGPSPNPPAWVRPDNEAPPKVPQRTSSIATALNTSGAGGSRPAQAVRARPRSNSAWQIYLQRRAERGTPKPPGPPAQPPGPPNASSNPDLRRSDPGWERSDSVLPASHGHLPQAGSLERNRVGASSKLDSSPVLSPGNKAKPDDHRSRPGRPADFVLLKERTLDEAPRPPKKAMDYSSSSEEVESSEEDEEEGEGGPAEGSRDTPGGRSDGDTDSVSTMVVHDVEEITGTQPPYGGGTMVVQRTPEEERNLLHADSNGYTNLPDVVQPSHSPTENSKGQSPPSKDGSGDYQSRGLVKAPGKSSFTMFVDLGIYQPGGSGDSIPITALVGGEGTRLDQLQYDVRKGSVVNVNPTNTRAHSETPEIRKYKKRFNSEILCAALWGVNLLVGTENGLMLLDRSGQGKVYGLIGRRRFQQMDVLEGLNLLITISGKRNKLRVYYLSWLRNKILHNDPEVEKKQGWTTVGDMEGCGHYRVVKYERIKFLVIALKSSVEVYAWAPKPYHKFMAFKSFADLPHRPLLVDLTVEEGQRLKVIYGSSAGFHAVDVDSGNSYDIYIPVHIQSQITPHAIIFLPNTDGMEMLLCYEDEGVYVNTYGRIIKDVVLQWGEMPTSVAYICSNQIMGWGEKAIEIRSVETGHLDGVFMHKRAQRLKFLCERNDKVFFASVRSGGSSQVYFMTLNRNCIMNW from the exons GGTCGGCATGTCAAGACGGGGCAGCTGGCTGCCATCAAGGTCATGGATGTCACGGAG GACGAGGAGGAAGAGATCAAACAGGAGATCAACATGCTGAAAAAGTACTCTCACCACCGCAACATCGCCACCTACTACGGAGCCTTCATCAAGAAGAGCCCCCCAGGAAACGATGACCAGCTCTGG CTGGTGATGGAGTTCTGTGGTGCTGGTTCGGTGACTGACCTGGTAAAGAACACAAAAGGCAACGCCCTGAAGGAGGACTGTATCGCCTATATCTGCAGGGAGATCCTCAGG GGTCTGGCCCATCTCCATGCCCACAAGGTGATCCATCGAGACATCAAGGGGCAGAATGTGCTGCTGACAGAGAATGCTGAGGTCAAGCTAG TGGATTTTGGGGTGAGTGCTCAGCTGGACCGCACCGTGGGCAGACGGAACACTTTCATTGGGACTCCCTACTGGATGGCTCCAGAGGTCATCGCCTGTGATGAGAACCCTGATGCCACCTATGATTACAGG AGTGATATTTGGTCTCTAGGAATCACAGCCATCGAGATGGCAGAGGGAGCCCCCC CTCTGTGTGACATGCACCCCATGCGAGCCCTCTTCCTCATTCCTCGGAACCCTCCGCCCAGGCTCAAGTCCAAGAAGTG GTCTAAGAAGTTCATTGACTTCATTGACACATGTCTCATCAAGACTTACCTGAGCCGCCCACCCACGGAGCAGCTACTGAAGTTTCCCTTCATCCGGGACCAGCCCACGGAGCGGCAGGTCCGCATCCAGCTTAAGGACCACATTGACCGATCCCGGAAGAAGCGGGGTGAGAAAG AGGAGACAGAATATGAGTACAGCGGCAGCGAGGAGGAAGATGACAGCCATGGAGAGGAAGGAGAGCCAAG CTCCATCATGAACGTGCCTGGAGAGTCGACTCTACGCCGGGAGTTTCTCCGGCTCCAGCAGGAAAATAAGAGCAACTCAGAGGCtttaaaacagcagcagcagctgcagcagcagcagcagcgagaCCCCGAGGCACACATCAAACACCTGCTGCACCAGCGGCAGCGGCGCATAGAGGAGCAGAAGGAGGAGCGGCGCCGCGTGGAGGAG CAACAGCGGCGGGAGCGGGAGCAGCGGAAGCTGCAGGAGAAGGAGCAGCAGCGGCGGCTGGAGGACATGCAGGCTCTGCGGCGGGAGGAGGAGCGGCGGCAGGCGGAGCGCGAGCAG GAATATATTCGTCACAGGCTAGAGGAGGAGCAGCGACAGCTCGAGATCCTTCAGCAACAGCTGCTCCAGGAACAGGCCCTGCTGCTG GAATACAAGCGGAAGCAGCTGGAGGAGCAGCGGCAGTCAGAACGTCTCCAGAGGcagctgcagcaggagcatgCCTACCTCAAGTCcctgcagcagcagcaacagcagcagcagcttcagaaacagcagcagcagcagctcctgcCTGGGGACAGGAAGCCCCTGTACCATTATGGTCGGGGCATGAATCCCGCTGACAAACCAGCCTGGGCCCGAGAG GTAGAAGAGAGAACAAGGATGAACAAGCAGCAGAACTCTCCCTTGGCCAAGAGCAAGCCAGGCAGCACGGGGCCTGAGCCCCCCATCCCCCAGGCCTCCCCAGGGCCCCCAGGACCCCTTTCCCAGACTCCTCCTATGCAGAGGCCGGTGGAGCCCCAGGAGGGACCGCACAAG AGCCTGGTGGCACACCGGGTCCCACTGAAGCCATATGCAGCACCTGTACCCCGATCCCAGTCCCTGCAGGACCAGCCCACCCGAAACCTGGCTGCCTTCCCAGCCTCCCATGACCCCGACCCTGCCATCCCCGCACCCACTGCCACGCCCAGTGCCCGAGGAGCTGTTATCCGCCAGAATTCAGACCCCACCTCTGAAGGACCTGGCCCCAGCCCGAATCCCCCAGCCTGGGTCCGCCCAGATAACGAGGCCCCACCCAAG GTGCCTCAGAGAACCTCATCTATCGCCACTGCCCTTAACACCAGTGGGGCCGGAGGGTCCCGGCCAGCCCAGGCAGTCCGTGCCAG ACCTCGCAGCAACTCCGCCTGGCAAATCTATCTGCAAAGGCGGGCAGAGCGGGGCACCCCAAAGCCTCCAGGGCCCCCTGCTCAGCCCCCTGGCCCGCCCAACGCCTCTAG TAACCCCGACCTCAGGAGGAGCGACCCTGGCTGGGAACGCTCGGACAGCGTCCTTCCAGCCTCTCACGGGCACCTCCCCCAGGCTGGCTCACTGGAGCGGAACCGCGTGGGAG CCTCCTCCAAACTGGACAGCTCCCCTGTGCTCTCCCCTGGGAATAAAGCCAAGCCCGACGACCACCGCTCACGGCCAGGCCGGCCCGCA GACTTTGTGTTGCTGAAAGAGCGGACTCTGGACGaggcccctcggcctcccaagaaggCCATGGACTACTCGTCGTCCAGCGAGGAGGTGGAAAGCAgtgaggaggacgaggaggaagGCGAAGGCGGGCCAGCAGAGGGGAGCAGAGATACCCCTGGGGGCCG CAGCGATGGGGATACAGACAGCGTCAGCACCATGGTGGTCCACGACGTCGAGGAGATCACCGGGACCCAGCCCCCATACGGGGGCGGCACCATGGTGGTCCAGCGC ACCCCTGAAGAGGAGCGGAACCTGCTGCATGCTGACAGCAATGGGTACACAAACCTGCCTGACGTGGTCCAGCCCAGCCACTCACCCACCGAGAACAGCAAAGGCCAAAGCCCACCCTCGAAGGATGGGAGTGGTGAC TACCAGTCTCGTGGGCTGGTAAAGGCCCCTGGCAAGAGCTCGTTCACGATGTTTGTGGATCTAGGGATCTACCAGCCTGGAGGCAGTGGGGACAGCATCCCCATCACAG CCCTAGTGGGTGGAGAGGGCACTCGGCTCGACCAGCTGCAGTACGACGTGAGGAAGGGTTCTGTGGTCAACGTGAATCCCACCAACACCCGGGCCCACAGTGAGACCCCTGAGATCCGGAAGTACAAGAAGCGATTCAACTCCGAGATCCTCTGTGCAGCCCTTTGGG GGGTCAACCTGCTGGTGGGCACGGAGAACGGGCTGATGTTGCTGGACCGAAGTGGGCAGGGCAAGGTGTATGGACTCATTGGGCGGCGACGCTTCCAGCAGATGGATGTGCTGGAGGGGCTCAACCTGCTCATCACCATCTCAG GGAAAAGGAACAAACTGCGGGTGTATTACCTGTCCTGGCTCCGGAACAAGATTCTGCACAATGACCCAGAAGTGGAGAAGAAGCAGGGCTGGACCACCGTGGGGGACATGGAGGGCTGCGGGCACTACCGTGTCG TGAAATACGAGCGGATTAAGTTCCTGGTCATCGCCCTCAAGAGCTCCGTGGAGGTGTATGCCTGGGCCCCCAAACCCTACCACAAATTCATGGCCTTCAAG TCCTTTGCCGACCTCCCCCACCGCCCTCTGCTGGTCGACCTGACAGTAGAGGAGGGGCAGCGGCTCAAGGTCATCTATGGCTCCAGTGCTGGCTTCCATGCTGTGGATGTCGACTCGGGGAACAGCTATGACATCTACATCCCTGTGCAC ATCCAGAGCCAGATCACACCCCATGCCATCATCTTCCTCCCCAACACCGACGGCATGGAGATGCTGCTGTGCTACGAGGACGAGGGCGTCTACGTCAACACATACGGGCGCATCATTAAGGATGTGGTGCTGCAGTGGGGGGAGATGCCTACTTCTGTGG CCTACATCTGCTCCAACCAGATAATGGGCTGGGGTGAGAAAGCCATTGAGATCCGCTCTGTGGAGACGGGCCACCTCGACGGGGTCTTCATGCACAAACGAGCTCAGAGGCTCAAGTTCCTGTGTGAGCGGAATGACAAG GTGTTTTTTGCCTCAGTCCGCTCTGGGGGCAGCAGCCAAGTTTACTTCATGACTCTGAACCGTAACTGCATCATGAACTGGTGA
- the MINK1 gene encoding misshapen-like kinase 1 isoform X27, with the protein MGDPAPARSLDDIDLSALRDPAGIFELVEVVGNGTYGQVYKGRHVKTGQLAAIKVMDVTEDEEEEIKQEINMLKKYSHHRNIATYYGAFIKKSPPGNDDQLWLVMEFCGAGSVTDLVKNTKGNALKEDCIAYICREILRGLAHLHAHKVIHRDIKGQNVLLTENAEVKLVDFGVSAQLDRTVGRRNTFIGTPYWMAPEVIACDENPDATYDYRSDIWSLGITAIEMAEGAPPLCDMHPMRALFLIPRNPPPRLKSKKWSKKFIDFIDTCLIKTYLSRPPTEQLLKFPFIRDQPTERQVRIQLKDHIDRSRKKREETEYEYSGSEEEDDSHGEEGEPSSIMNVPGESTLRREFLRLQQENKSNSEALKQQQQLQQQQQRDPEAHIKHLLHQRQRRIEEQKEERRRVEEQQRREREQRKLQEKEQQRRLEDMQALRREEERRQAEREQEYKRKQLEEQRQSERLQRQLQQEHAYLKSLQQQQQQQQLQKQQQQQLLPGDRKPLYHYGRGMNPADKPAWAREVEERTRMNKQQNSPLAKSKPGSTGPEPPIPQASPGPPGPLSQTPPMQRPVEPQEGPHKSLQDQPTRNLAAFPASHDPDPAIPAPTATPSARGAVIRQNSDPTSEGPGPSPNPPAWVRPDNEAPPKVPQRTSSIATALNTSGAGGSRPAQAVRARPRSNSAWQIYLQRRAERGTPKPPGPPAQPPGPPNASSNPDLRRSDPGWERSDSVLPASHGHLPQAGSLERNRVGASSKLDSSPVLSPGNKAKPDDHRSRPGRPADFVLLKERTLDEAPRPPKKAMDYSSSSEEVESSEEDEEEGEGGPAEGSRDTPGGRDGDTDSVSTMVVHDVEEITGTQPPYGGGTMVVQRTPEEERNLLHADSNGYTNLPDVVQPSHSPTENSKGQSPPSKDGSGDYQSRGLVKAPGKSSFTMFVDLGIYQPGGSGDSIPITALVGGEGTRLDQLQYDVRKGSVVNVNPTNTRAHSETPEIRKYKKRFNSEILCAALWGVNLLVGTENGLMLLDRSGQGKVYGLIGRRRFQQMDVLEGLNLLITISGKRNKLRVYYLSWLRNKILHNDPEVEKKQGWTTVGDMEGCGHYRVVKYERIKFLVIALKSSVEVYAWAPKPYHKFMAFKSFADLPHRPLLVDLTVEEGQRLKVIYGSSAGFHAVDVDSGNSYDIYIPVHIQSQITPHAIIFLPNTDGMEMLLCYEDEGVYVNTYGRIIKDVVLQWGEMPTSVAYICSNQIMGWGEKAIEIRSVETGHLDGVFMHKRAQRLKFLCERNDKVFFASVRSGGSSQVYFMTLNRNCIMNW; encoded by the exons GGTCGGCATGTCAAGACGGGGCAGCTGGCTGCCATCAAGGTCATGGATGTCACGGAG GACGAGGAGGAAGAGATCAAACAGGAGATCAACATGCTGAAAAAGTACTCTCACCACCGCAACATCGCCACCTACTACGGAGCCTTCATCAAGAAGAGCCCCCCAGGAAACGATGACCAGCTCTGG CTGGTGATGGAGTTCTGTGGTGCTGGTTCGGTGACTGACCTGGTAAAGAACACAAAAGGCAACGCCCTGAAGGAGGACTGTATCGCCTATATCTGCAGGGAGATCCTCAGG GGTCTGGCCCATCTCCATGCCCACAAGGTGATCCATCGAGACATCAAGGGGCAGAATGTGCTGCTGACAGAGAATGCTGAGGTCAAGCTAG TGGATTTTGGGGTGAGTGCTCAGCTGGACCGCACCGTGGGCAGACGGAACACTTTCATTGGGACTCCCTACTGGATGGCTCCAGAGGTCATCGCCTGTGATGAGAACCCTGATGCCACCTATGATTACAGG AGTGATATTTGGTCTCTAGGAATCACAGCCATCGAGATGGCAGAGGGAGCCCCCC CTCTGTGTGACATGCACCCCATGCGAGCCCTCTTCCTCATTCCTCGGAACCCTCCGCCCAGGCTCAAGTCCAAGAAGTG GTCTAAGAAGTTCATTGACTTCATTGACACATGTCTCATCAAGACTTACCTGAGCCGCCCACCCACGGAGCAGCTACTGAAGTTTCCCTTCATCCGGGACCAGCCCACGGAGCGGCAGGTCCGCATCCAGCTTAAGGACCACATTGACCGATCCCGGAAGAAGCGGG AGGAGACAGAATATGAGTACAGCGGCAGCGAGGAGGAAGATGACAGCCATGGAGAGGAAGGAGAGCCAAG CTCCATCATGAACGTGCCTGGAGAGTCGACTCTACGCCGGGAGTTTCTCCGGCTCCAGCAGGAAAATAAGAGCAACTCAGAGGCtttaaaacagcagcagcagctgcagcagcagcagcagcgagaCCCCGAGGCACACATCAAACACCTGCTGCACCAGCGGCAGCGGCGCATAGAGGAGCAGAAGGAGGAGCGGCGCCGCGTGGAGGAG CAACAGCGGCGGGAGCGGGAGCAGCGGAAGCTGCAGGAGAAGGAGCAGCAGCGGCGGCTGGAGGACATGCAGGCTCTGCGGCGGGAGGAGGAGCGGCGGCAGGCGGAGCGCGAGCAG GAATACAAGCGGAAGCAGCTGGAGGAGCAGCGGCAGTCAGAACGTCTCCAGAGGcagctgcagcaggagcatgCCTACCTCAAGTCcctgcagcagcagcaacagcagcagcagcttcagaaacagcagcagcagcagctcctgcCTGGGGACAGGAAGCCCCTGTACCATTATGGTCGGGGCATGAATCCCGCTGACAAACCAGCCTGGGCCCGAGAG GTAGAAGAGAGAACAAGGATGAACAAGCAGCAGAACTCTCCCTTGGCCAAGAGCAAGCCAGGCAGCACGGGGCCTGAGCCCCCCATCCCCCAGGCCTCCCCAGGGCCCCCAGGACCCCTTTCCCAGACTCCTCCTATGCAGAGGCCGGTGGAGCCCCAGGAGGGACCGCACAAG TCCCTGCAGGACCAGCCCACCCGAAACCTGGCTGCCTTCCCAGCCTCCCATGACCCCGACCCTGCCATCCCCGCACCCACTGCCACGCCCAGTGCCCGAGGAGCTGTTATCCGCCAGAATTCAGACCCCACCTCTGAAGGACCTGGCCCCAGCCCGAATCCCCCAGCCTGGGTCCGCCCAGATAACGAGGCCCCACCCAAG GTGCCTCAGAGAACCTCATCTATCGCCACTGCCCTTAACACCAGTGGGGCCGGAGGGTCCCGGCCAGCCCAGGCAGTCCGTGCCAG ACCTCGCAGCAACTCCGCCTGGCAAATCTATCTGCAAAGGCGGGCAGAGCGGGGCACCCCAAAGCCTCCAGGGCCCCCTGCTCAGCCCCCTGGCCCGCCCAACGCCTCTAG TAACCCCGACCTCAGGAGGAGCGACCCTGGCTGGGAACGCTCGGACAGCGTCCTTCCAGCCTCTCACGGGCACCTCCCCCAGGCTGGCTCACTGGAGCGGAACCGCGTGGGAG CCTCCTCCAAACTGGACAGCTCCCCTGTGCTCTCCCCTGGGAATAAAGCCAAGCCCGACGACCACCGCTCACGGCCAGGCCGGCCCGCA GACTTTGTGTTGCTGAAAGAGCGGACTCTGGACGaggcccctcggcctcccaagaaggCCATGGACTACTCGTCGTCCAGCGAGGAGGTGGAAAGCAgtgaggaggacgaggaggaagGCGAAGGCGGGCCAGCAGAGGGGAGCAGAGATACCCCTGGGGGCCG CGATGGGGATACAGACAGCGTCAGCACCATGGTGGTCCACGACGTCGAGGAGATCACCGGGACCCAGCCCCCATACGGGGGCGGCACCATGGTGGTCCAGCGC ACCCCTGAAGAGGAGCGGAACCTGCTGCATGCTGACAGCAATGGGTACACAAACCTGCCTGACGTGGTCCAGCCCAGCCACTCACCCACCGAGAACAGCAAAGGCCAAAGCCCACCCTCGAAGGATGGGAGTGGTGAC TACCAGTCTCGTGGGCTGGTAAAGGCCCCTGGCAAGAGCTCGTTCACGATGTTTGTGGATCTAGGGATCTACCAGCCTGGAGGCAGTGGGGACAGCATCCCCATCACAG CCCTAGTGGGTGGAGAGGGCACTCGGCTCGACCAGCTGCAGTACGACGTGAGGAAGGGTTCTGTGGTCAACGTGAATCCCACCAACACCCGGGCCCACAGTGAGACCCCTGAGATCCGGAAGTACAAGAAGCGATTCAACTCCGAGATCCTCTGTGCAGCCCTTTGGG GGGTCAACCTGCTGGTGGGCACGGAGAACGGGCTGATGTTGCTGGACCGAAGTGGGCAGGGCAAGGTGTATGGACTCATTGGGCGGCGACGCTTCCAGCAGATGGATGTGCTGGAGGGGCTCAACCTGCTCATCACCATCTCAG GGAAAAGGAACAAACTGCGGGTGTATTACCTGTCCTGGCTCCGGAACAAGATTCTGCACAATGACCCAGAAGTGGAGAAGAAGCAGGGCTGGACCACCGTGGGGGACATGGAGGGCTGCGGGCACTACCGTGTCG TGAAATACGAGCGGATTAAGTTCCTGGTCATCGCCCTCAAGAGCTCCGTGGAGGTGTATGCCTGGGCCCCCAAACCCTACCACAAATTCATGGCCTTCAAG TCCTTTGCCGACCTCCCCCACCGCCCTCTGCTGGTCGACCTGACAGTAGAGGAGGGGCAGCGGCTCAAGGTCATCTATGGCTCCAGTGCTGGCTTCCATGCTGTGGATGTCGACTCGGGGAACAGCTATGACATCTACATCCCTGTGCAC ATCCAGAGCCAGATCACACCCCATGCCATCATCTTCCTCCCCAACACCGACGGCATGGAGATGCTGCTGTGCTACGAGGACGAGGGCGTCTACGTCAACACATACGGGCGCATCATTAAGGATGTGGTGCTGCAGTGGGGGGAGATGCCTACTTCTGTGG CCTACATCTGCTCCAACCAGATAATGGGCTGGGGTGAGAAAGCCATTGAGATCCGCTCTGTGGAGACGGGCCACCTCGACGGGGTCTTCATGCACAAACGAGCTCAGAGGCTCAAGTTCCTGTGTGAGCGGAATGACAAG GTGTTTTTTGCCTCAGTCCGCTCTGGGGGCAGCAGCCAAGTTTACTTCATGACTCTGAACCGTAACTGCATCATGAACTGGTGA